A part of Armatimonadota bacterium genomic DNA contains:
- a CDS encoding CBS domain-containing protein, which translates to MEPAASAAESAGLCAMLVRDRMSAPAITAETRTSLAEALGLMRRLGIRRLPVLQRSRLVGIVTWTDLMRAQPSLVAGVDAEAAAAFLERTAVREIMSPGPITIGPDAPIEAAAVIMRREKIGGLPVVEKRSLLGVVTESDIFEAFIDLTGLRQDGARLVVDLSGRANAIAGLAAIADGAGVPLDSLATYRQCDRRLAVVRVAAPYPLHLVEALSEGGFPVLHLAAAPSELDSMKGKRRYSTYSRAWESTAR; encoded by the coding sequence ATGGAGCCAGCCGCAAGCGCGGCGGAATCGGCGGGGTTGTGTGCCATGCTTGTTCGCGATCGGATGAGTGCTCCAGCGATCACCGCGGAGACCAGGACCTCACTGGCAGAGGCCCTGGGCCTGATGCGCCGGCTCGGGATCCGCCGGCTCCCGGTGCTGCAGCGAAGCCGGCTCGTGGGGATCGTCACCTGGACCGACCTCATGCGCGCGCAGCCCTCCCTTGTCGCGGGGGTGGATGCCGAGGCGGCCGCTGCCTTCCTGGAGCGGACCGCGGTACGCGAGATCATGAGCCCGGGCCCCATCACGATAGGGCCCGACGCGCCGATCGAGGCCGCAGCGGTAATCATGCGGCGCGAGAAGATCGGCGGACTCCCGGTCGTCGAGAAGCGGTCGCTTCTGGGCGTGGTCACCGAGAGCGACATCTTCGAGGCGTTCATTGACCTCACCGGCCTGCGCCAGGACGGCGCACGTCTGGTGGTGGATCTTTCTGGCCGCGCAAATGCCATCGCCGGACTCGCGGCCATCGCCGACGGTGCCGGTGTTCCCCTTGACTCTCTGGCCACCTACAGGCAGTGTGATCGAAGGCTGGCCGTAGTGCGCGTGGCCGCGCCGTACCCCCTGCACCTTGTTGAAGCGTTGAGCGAAGGGGGATTCCCGGTGCTGCACCTTGCCGCCGCCCCGTCGGAATTGGACTCGATGAAGGGGAAGCGGCGGTACTCGACCTACTCTCGCGCCTGGGAGTCCACGGCGCGGTAG
- a CDS encoding DsbA family protein, translating into MRSKRRSRKGLWAIVGVVAVAGAIGAAVLHWRTAAPPAAAPPPPAPEGSSGTARGRLGAPVTLEIFSDFRCKYCGILAESVEPLIVSEYVNKGIVRMVYRQFPVGGPLSEQAAEASLCAADQGKFWAYHGALFARLPRGELRGAGDLDSAAREIGLDQAAFTRCLRSGQMRARVAADMNEGLRRGVQGTPTSFVGGRAIVGAQPIEVFRAAIEAARPR; encoded by the coding sequence ATGAGATCCAAGCGCCGTTCCCGGAAGGGGCTGTGGGCAATCGTCGGGGTCGTGGCCGTCGCTGGCGCAATCGGCGCGGCAGTCCTCCATTGGAGGACCGCGGCGCCCCCGGCGGCCGCGCCGCCGCCACCTGCGCCGGAAGGATCTTCCGGCACGGCCCGCGGGCGCCTTGGCGCGCCGGTGACCCTCGAGATCTTCTCGGACTTCCGGTGCAAGTACTGCGGCATCCTGGCCGAGTCGGTCGAGCCGCTCATAGTGTCCGAGTACGTCAACAAAGGGATCGTCCGAATGGTGTACAGGCAGTTCCCGGTGGGAGGCCCGCTTTCCGAGCAGGCCGCCGAGGCCAGCCTGTGCGCAGCCGACCAGGGCAAGTTCTGGGCGTACCACGGCGCGCTGTTCGCCCGCCTGCCCCGGGGTGAGCTGCGCGGGGCCGGGGACCTTGATTCCGCCGCGCGCGAGATCGGTCTCGACCAGGCGGCGTTCACCCGCTGCCTGCGCAGTGGGCAGATGCGCGCCCGGGTAGCCGCCGACATGAATGAGGGGCTGCGGCGCGGCGTGCAGGGTACCCCGACCAGTTTCGTGGGCGGTCGGGCGATCGTAGGCGCTCAACCCATAGAGGTGTTTCGTGCCGCCATCGAAGCCGCGCGCCCGCGCTAG
- a CDS encoding universal stress protein — protein MPPRISTILVPVDFSTGSAAAVEWAQALAGAFGAKIVLLSVIDVSVSAIMGGPGGVMVPPPPESLLDQMREEARTEMAAVAARVPGATPVIREGTPRHEILEVAAEVKADLIVMGTHGRTGLAHLLFGSVAEHVVRHAEVPVFTVRGSKES, from the coding sequence ATGCCACCTCGCATCAGCACGATCTTGGTACCGGTTGATTTCTCCACGGGGTCCGCGGCTGCGGTCGAGTGGGCTCAGGCCCTTGCCGGCGCTTTCGGCGCGAAGATCGTCCTGCTCAGCGTGATTGACGTATCGGTGAGTGCTATCATGGGCGGCCCTGGCGGCGTCATGGTTCCGCCGCCCCCGGAATCGCTCCTGGACCAGATGCGTGAAGAGGCGCGCACGGAGATGGCGGCAGTGGCCGCCCGCGTGCCGGGCGCGACGCCCGTGATCAGGGAAGGCACGCCGCGGCACGAGATCCTCGAGGTTGCCGCCGAGGTCAAGGCAGACCTGATCGTCATGGGCACGCACGGACGCACGGGGCTTGCGCACCTGCTGTTTGGGAGCGTGGCGGAGCACGTGGTCCGGCACGCCGAAGTACCCGTCTTCACCGTTAGGGGGTCAAAGGAGTCATGA
- a CDS encoding vitamin K epoxide reductase family protein, with protein MPPSKPRARASTVGTSGSAWLAAAAVAVAGIAVSGYLLFSYARNIAPVCLAGPCAEVATSSYARFLGIPNAALGLMLYVAVAAVAIAALSRVPVRSWASPVMFGLGVFGATFSVYLTWLQVAVLQAVCAWCALSAVLWVVMLVLSVVIARRGP; from the coding sequence GTGCCGCCATCGAAGCCGCGCGCCCGCGCTAGCACGGTCGGCACCTCGGGCAGCGCCTGGCTGGCAGCGGCGGCGGTCGCGGTGGCCGGCATCGCGGTCTCCGGATACCTGCTCTTCAGCTATGCCCGGAACATCGCTCCCGTGTGCCTGGCAGGCCCGTGCGCCGAGGTCGCCACCAGTTCCTATGCCCGGTTCCTCGGGATCCCGAACGCGGCCCTGGGGTTGATGCTCTACGTGGCCGTCGCCGCCGTAGCGATCGCGGCCTTGTCCCGCGTGCCGGTCAGGTCCTGGGCGTCTCCCGTAATGTTCGGCCTAGGGGTGTTCGGGGCGACCTTTTCTGTCTACCTCACCTGGCTGCAGGTGGCCGTGCTGCAGGCGGTCTGCGCCTGGTGCGCGCTGAGCGCGGTACTGTGGGTTGTGATGCTTGTGCTGTCGGTGGTGATCGCGCGCCGGGGTCCCTGA
- a CDS encoding molybdenum cofactor guanylyltransferase, whose product MSALAGLTGVVLAGGEGSRMGADKAFVEVEGVPMIERVVRVLRACCSEVLIVAKEPAAYEHLRLRVIPDRSAIQAPLVGVCGGLGAAATPWAFVAACDMPYLSPDAVRLLAGLAEGFDAAVPRVQGRWHPLHAVYATSTLPLFEEHLAKAETRMWAALEALRVRQVTAAELETVDPGLCTLINVNTVQEHRAVTERRRPGGSRHERIEE is encoded by the coding sequence GTGAGCGCGTTGGCCGGGCTCACCGGGGTGGTCCTCGCCGGCGGAGAGGGCAGCCGCATGGGTGCCGATAAGGCCTTCGTCGAGGTCGAAGGCGTGCCGATGATCGAGCGGGTGGTCCGCGTCCTGCGCGCGTGCTGTTCCGAAGTGTTGATAGTTGCCAAGGAGCCGGCGGCCTACGAGCACCTGCGGCTACGGGTGATCCCGGACAGATCTGCCATCCAGGCGCCGCTTGTGGGCGTCTGCGGCGGGCTGGGGGCGGCAGCGACGCCGTGGGCGTTCGTGGCCGCGTGCGACATGCCTTACCTCTCACCAGACGCGGTGCGGCTTCTGGCCGGGCTGGCAGAGGGCTTTGATGCGGCCGTTCCCAGGGTGCAGGGTCGCTGGCATCCCCTGCACGCCGTCTATGCCACCTCGACGCTGCCCTTGTTCGAGGAGCATCTGGCGAAGGCAGAGACGCGCATGTGGGCCGCCCTCGAGGCGCTGCGCGTGCGGCAGGTGACCGCGGCAGAGCTGGAGACCGTTGACCCGGGACTGTGCACGCTGATCAACGTCAACACGGTCCAGGAGCACCGCGCGGTCACGGAGCGCCGCAGGCCAGGAGGGTCGCGCCACGAGCGTATTGAAGAGTAA
- the mobB gene encoding molybdopterin-guanine dinucleotide biosynthesis protein B codes for MTLREPRPPASSVEEALALILRSIHRQPAEEVPLQEAAGRVLAETVSASEDLWPFPRAAMDGVAVRASDLVGACDATPVSLEVVGAVFPGQSWPLPLEPGTAVRIATGAPVPPGADAVVPEEMITRSRGRVIVSRPVDVGRHVMSAGEEARAGEPVLRVGCVLRGGDLALIAAIGLGTVPVVRRAEVGILATGDELVSAGSPLGPGQVRESNTYALAAEVSALGAEPLRLGIAPDDLEALEGRMREGLRADALVICGGASVGERDLVRAALRRLGVEMKFAGVRMKPGSPVAFGLAGLRPVFALPGTPGAARIAFEVLVRPALCAMMGHGEIHRQAATATLKEDLRVSPGRQRYLWGRAVLGASGLEITPLSRQGTATLRSASEANALIVIEPGDTELPAGARVAVRLLVPSGLQGGIAAQPAVLSVVGAPGSGKTALIERLIPLLRRRGLAVAVVKHHAHMRSVDDEGTDTWRAEQAGAIETVLAGPGGAVFRRPHAGDPPVAQVLAGLRHANLVLVEGYSMSHWPKILVMREGVTQDRPEPAGPLIAVVSDEPAPGAAGGGAPVFTWQDLEAVADLVVRRMAPP; via the coding sequence TTGACCTTGCGAGAACCGCGCCCGCCCGCTTCGAGCGTAGAGGAGGCTCTTGCTCTCATCCTGCGGTCCATCCACAGGCAGCCCGCAGAGGAGGTGCCGCTTCAAGAGGCTGCGGGCCGGGTGCTGGCGGAGACGGTCTCGGCATCCGAGGACCTCTGGCCCTTCCCGCGCGCTGCGATGGATGGGGTGGCGGTACGCGCCAGCGATCTGGTCGGGGCGTGCGACGCCACGCCGGTATCACTCGAGGTCGTCGGCGCCGTCTTCCCGGGGCAGTCCTGGCCCCTGCCCCTGGAGCCGGGCACCGCCGTCAGAATCGCCACCGGTGCGCCGGTGCCGCCCGGTGCCGACGCGGTCGTGCCCGAAGAGATGATAACGCGAAGCCGCGGCCGCGTGATTGTCAGCCGTCCCGTGGACGTTGGGCGGCACGTCATGTCGGCAGGTGAAGAGGCCCGCGCCGGCGAGCCGGTGCTCAGGGTCGGGTGCGTGCTGCGGGGTGGAGATCTGGCCCTGATTGCCGCGATCGGCCTGGGCACCGTGCCGGTGGTGCGCCGCGCCGAAGTGGGCATTCTGGCCACTGGGGACGAGCTCGTGTCGGCCGGGTCGCCCCTGGGACCCGGGCAGGTGCGCGAGAGCAACACCTACGCCCTGGCCGCCGAGGTGTCGGCGCTGGGCGCGGAACCGCTCCGGCTGGGGATTGCGCCGGATGACCTCGAAGCACTCGAGGGCAGGATGCGCGAGGGTTTGCGGGCCGATGCACTGGTGATCTGCGGTGGGGCATCGGTGGGCGAACGCGACCTCGTGCGGGCAGCCCTTCGCCGTCTCGGCGTCGAGATGAAGTTCGCCGGCGTCAGGATGAAGCCAGGCTCGCCGGTGGCATTTGGACTGGCTGGCCTACGCCCGGTCTTTGCGCTTCCCGGCACACCCGGCGCCGCGCGCATTGCATTTGAGGTGCTGGTCCGCCCGGCGCTGTGCGCCATGATGGGGCACGGCGAGATCCATCGTCAGGCGGCGACGGCCACGCTCAAGGAGGATCTTAGGGTGAGCCCCGGGCGCCAGCGGTATCTATGGGGTCGTGCGGTCCTGGGCGCCTCGGGTCTCGAGATTACCCCGCTGTCCCGGCAGGGGACCGCGACCCTTCGTTCGGCGAGCGAGGCCAACGCCCTCATCGTGATCGAGCCAGGGGACACCGAACTGCCCGCGGGTGCCCGGGTTGCCGTCCGACTCCTGGTGCCCTCCGGACTGCAAGGCGGCATTGCAGCGCAGCCGGCGGTCCTGAGCGTGGTCGGCGCACCCGGGAGCGGCAAGACCGCCCTGATCGAGCGGCTTATCCCTTTGCTGCGCCGTCGCGGTCTGGCGGTCGCCGTCGTGAAGCACCACGCGCACATGCGGTCAGTTGACGATGAGGGAACGGACACTTGGCGCGCAGAACAGGCAGGCGCGATCGAGACCGTGCTGGCAGGCCCGGGCGGCGCGGTCTTCCGGCGGCCCCACGCGGGCGATCCTCCGGTTGCCCAGGTGCTGGCAGGGTTGCGCCACGCGAACCTGGTCCTGGTGGAAGGATACAGCATGTCACACTGGCCCAAGATCCTCGTGATGAGGGAAGGCGTGACGCAGGACCGGCCGGAACCCGCGGGTCCGCTCATCGCGGTGGTGAGTGACGAGCCTGCCCCCGGTGCCGCAGGCGGTGGAGCACCGGTGTTCACCTGGCAGGATCTGGAAGCCGTGGCCGACCTGGTCGTGCGCAGGATGGCGCCGCCGTGA
- a CDS encoding zinc-binding dehydrogenase: MKSNHVKAVVSNITIPRYLAARSLGRIWRPVFWSRLSPIRLADIPEPRLPGPDWVKVRVHLGGVCGSDLHVVLLETSPYATVYASMPFVIGHENVGTVVEVGPDAGVDLGTRVVVEPVLACAARGFADPCAACARGDYNLCARFAEGYLSPGLGQGACRDTGGAWGEVMVAHRSQLVSVPAHVSDEQAILVEPLAVAVHAILRFVPADAATVLVAGAGAIGLAAVAALRALRPGARAVALARYPHQADLARRFGASAVIAASGDAHYREIASLTDSKLLKPMLGPPVLTGGADATLECVGTERSIADAFRLTRAGGRVVLLGLAAVPRGVDWTPIWLREIAVHGGFAYSLERVDGRVSRSMDLAMELLATGGVDLRPLITHRFPLAEFHRAIEVALDKRRHRAVKILLAPS, encoded by the coding sequence TTGAAGAGTAACCACGTGAAGGCCGTCGTCTCCAACATCACGATCCCCAGATACCTGGCTGCGCGCTCTCTCGGTCGCATCTGGCGGCCGGTATTCTGGAGCCGGTTGAGCCCGATCCGGTTGGCCGACATCCCTGAACCCCGCCTGCCCGGACCCGACTGGGTCAAGGTGCGCGTGCACCTGGGCGGTGTCTGCGGGAGCGACCTGCACGTGGTGCTCCTGGAGACTAGCCCGTATGCTACGGTCTATGCCTCGATGCCCTTCGTCATCGGGCACGAGAACGTGGGCACCGTGGTGGAGGTTGGTCCTGATGCCGGCGTGGACCTGGGCACCCGGGTTGTGGTGGAGCCCGTGCTCGCGTGCGCGGCACGGGGTTTCGCCGACCCTTGCGCGGCCTGCGCTCGAGGTGACTACAACCTGTGCGCCCGGTTCGCCGAGGGATACCTCTCGCCAGGGCTTGGGCAGGGCGCCTGCCGCGATACCGGAGGGGCGTGGGGCGAGGTCATGGTCGCCCATCGCTCGCAACTCGTCTCGGTCCCTGCCCATGTCTCCGACGAGCAGGCAATACTCGTGGAGCCGCTGGCTGTGGCGGTGCACGCCATCCTCAGGTTCGTGCCCGCGGACGCGGCAACGGTGCTCGTAGCCGGCGCAGGAGCGATAGGGCTTGCTGCTGTGGCGGCGCTGCGTGCGCTCCGTCCGGGCGCGCGAGCAGTAGCACTGGCGCGGTACCCTCACCAGGCCGACCTCGCGCGCCGTTTTGGGGCCTCGGCGGTGATTGCCGCTTCGGGGGACGCCCACTACCGGGAGATCGCTTCCCTGACTGACTCCAAACTCCTGAAGCCCATGCTGGGGCCGCCGGTACTGACAGGGGGCGCCGACGCCACCCTGGAGTGTGTGGGAACCGAGCGCAGCATCGCCGACGCGTTCCGCCTGACAAGGGCCGGCGGCAGGGTGGTGCTGCTGGGGCTGGCGGCGGTTCCGCGGGGCGTGGACTGGACCCCGATCTGGCTGCGTGAGATCGCGGTTCACGGTGGATTCGCCTACTCGCTCGAACGGGTGGACGGCCGCGTGTCCCGGTCAATGGACCTGGCCATGGAACTGCTGGCGACAGGCGGCGTGGACCTGCGGCCGCTGATCACGCACCGGTTTCCCCTGGCGGAGTTCCATCGCGCGATCGAGGTGGCTCTCGACAAGCGGCGGCACCGCGCCGTCAAGATCCTCCTGGCGCCCTCATAG